A window of Massilia sp. NR 4-1 genomic DNA:
CGGGCGAGGCCCCCAGGCTGTTGACCACATCGATGATCGATTGCAGCTTGGCGCCGGCCGGCCATTTGAACATCTGGCCCGAACCCTGGTCGACGCTGACGTTCGATTGCGGCGTGACCGTGGTCTGGCCCTGGGCGAAGGCGTTCGGCTGGCTCACTTTCGAGCTTTCCGAGATCACCACCTTGAGCGAGCCGTGGGTGACGGCGGCGGCGCGCACGCGCAGGCCGTCGGCGATGACAACGGTGCCGGTGCGCGAGTTGAACACCACTTTCGGGTTTTCATTGCCGACATCGATGGCCAGGCCTTCCAGCTTGGCGACGAAGGCCACGCGCTGGGTCGGATTCTCAGGAGCGATGACATCGATGCTGGTGGCGTCGCTGGTGCTGGCGATCTGGCCGAAGCGGCGGTTGATGGTTTCCACGATATTGGTGGCGGTCTGGAAGTGCGGATGGCGCAGCGACAGGCGCACCGTCGGCTTGCTGGAAAAATCGGTGGCGATTTCGCGTTCGATCACGGCGCCGTTGGGAATGCGGCCCGAGGTCGGGGTATTCACGGTGACGGAGGAGCCGCTCTTGCCGGCCGCGTTCAGGCCGCCGACCACCACATTGCCCTGGGCCAGGGCATACACCTCGTTGTCGGCCGCGCGCAGCGGGGTCAGGAGCAGGGCGCCGCCGCGCAGGCTCTTGGCGTCGCCCAGCGAGGAGACGGTGACGTCGATCGGCTGGCCGCGCCGGTAGCCGGGCGGGAAGACGGCGCTGACCATGACGGTGGCGACGTTCTTGCTTTTCGCGTCCGAGCCGTCCGGCATCTTGACGCCGAACTGCTTGAGCATATTCACCACCGACTGGCTGGCGAACTTGACCTGGGTCGAGTCGCCGCTGCCGTTCAAGCCCACCACCAGGCCATAGCCCACCAGCGGGTTTTCGCGCACGCCCTCGATACTGACGAGGTTGCGCAGGGTTTGGGCCGCCGAGGCCGGCTGGCCGACCGCCAGCAGGACGGCGCCGGCGCACAGGGCAGGGAGGATCCAGCGGAGTTTCATGTGTTCACCTTAGAAGGGCATCCAGGGGCCGACGAAGAAGCGGGTCAGCCAGCCCGGCTGTTGCACATCGGCCAGGGTGCCGTTGGCCGAATAGGCGATGCGCGCATTGGCGATGCGCAGCGAGGACACCTGGTTGTTGGCGTCGATGTCGGCGGCGCGCAGATAGCCGCGCAGGCGCAGGAATTCCTCGCCCTGGTTCAGCGTCAGGTTCTTTTCGCCGGCCACGCGCAGCAGGCCGTTCGGCAGCACTTCCTGCACGATGACGGTGATGGCGCCGTTCAGCGTGTTTTGCTGGGTGCTGGAGGAGTCGCCTGCAAAGCCGTTCTTGCCGGACAGGTCGACGCCGGCCTTGGGGAAGGTCTTGCCGAGCAGGCCGGGCGCGGCGATGGCGGTGCTGGAGTCCTTGCTCAGCTTGGTACCCGCGCTCTTCGAGGCCTGGGTGGTTTCCTGCAGCAGCACGGTGACCAGGTCGCCGACGCGGAAGGCGCGGCTGTCCGAGGTCAGCGAGACGCCGCCCTCGGGATCGAAGACGCCGCCCGAGGTGCCGCGCGACGGCGCCACGCGGGCCACCGGCGGCGGCTCGTCGAAGGGCGCCGGCCGCACGGGCGGCTGGGCGCAGCCGGCCAGCAGCAGCGCCAGGACCAGCGTGCTCAGGACGGCTTTCATTATCTTGCCGCCTGTGCCAGGTATTGCAGCATATTGTCGGCCGCCGACAACACCTTGGTATTCATCTCATAGGTGCGCTGGGCCGCGATCATGTCGACCATCTCTTCCACCACCTGGACGTTGGAACCTTCCAGCGAACCTTGCTTGAGCTTGCCGAACTGGGCGTCGCCGGGACGGCCTTCGGTCGGCGCGCCGCTGGACGCGGTTTCCTGGAACAGGTTCTCGCCCAGGGCCAGCAGGCCGGTCGGGTTGATGAAGCTGGTCAGGGTCAATTGGCCCAGTTCGGTCGGCGCAGTATTGCCGGGCAGGGTGGCCGAGACGGTGCCGTTTTCGCCGATCGTGATGCGGGTCGCATTGTTCGGGATGGTGATCTGCGGCACGATGGGCAAGCCCTGGGCCGTGGTCAGGATGCCGTTGCTGTCCATCTGCAACTGGCCGGCGCGCGTGAACGCG
This region includes:
- a CDS encoding flagellar basal body P-ring protein FlgI, whose translation is MKLRWILPALCAGAVLLAVGQPASAAQTLRNLVSIEGVRENPLVGYGLVVGLNGSGDSTQVKFASQSVVNMLKQFGVKMPDGSDAKSKNVATVMVSAVFPPGYRRGQPIDVTVSSLGDAKSLRGGALLLTPLRAADNEVYALAQGNVVVGGLNAAGKSGSSVTVNTPTSGRIPNGAVIEREIATDFSSKPTVRLSLRHPHFQTATNIVETINRRFGQIASTSDATSIDVIAPENPTQRVAFVAKLEGLAIDVGNENPKVVFNSRTGTVVIADGLRVRAAAVTHGSLKVVISESSKVSQPNAFAQGQTTVTPQSNVSVDQGSGQMFKWPAGAKLQSIIDVVNSLGASPDDIMAILQALDQAGAIEGELVVI
- the flgH gene encoding flagellar basal body L-ring protein FlgH, giving the protein MKAVLSTLVLALLLAGCAQPPVRPAPFDEPPPVARVAPSRGTSGGVFDPEGGVSLTSDSRAFRVGDLVTVLLQETTQASKSAGTKLSKDSSTAIAAPGLLGKTFPKAGVDLSGKNGFAGDSSSTQQNTLNGAITVIVQEVLPNGLLRVAGEKNLTLNQGEEFLRLRGYLRAADIDANNQVSSLRIANARIAYSANGTLADVQQPGWLTRFFVGPWMPF
- the flgG gene encoding flagellar basal-body rod protein FlgG; the encoded protein is MNPAMWIAKTGVQAQDAKLQTIANNLANANTVGYKRDRAVFEDLFYSIEAQPGAQRADNNTLSPSGVQLGNGTHLVGTQKVFTNGNLQTTNNTFDVAITGNGFLQVRRPNGEAAFTRAGQLQMDSNGILTTAQGLPIVPQITIPNNATRITIGENGTVSATLPGNTAPTELGQLTLTSFINPTGLLALGENLFQETASSGAPTEGRPGDAQFGKLKQGSLEGSNVQVVEEMVDMIAAQRTYEMNTKVLSAADNMLQYLAQAAR